The DNA segment GCATTAGTAGCATGTACACCTTTATCTGTCCTTGAAGCAAATAAAATTTTCTCATAAATTCCAAGATGGCCTAATACTTGCGCAAGTTTATCTTGGACGGTATTTTTATGAGGTTGACTTGCTGAACCTTGAAATTTAGAACCATCATAAGAAAAAGTTAATTTTACAAGCATTAGTATCTACTTAAGATTTTTTTTCTAAAATAAATTATAGAAACTATTAAAAAACTTACAAAAATTATACCTACAACTATTAAAGGAGGTCTATAAAAACTAATTAATAAACTAAAATATACAAAAATAACAGAAAAAATACCCAAATAAGCAAAACCTTTTTCATAACGATAAGTCACTATACCAAAGGAAAGAGCAAACAAGGTACTAGCAAGCGGAAAAAGTGCTATAAGCGTATATATAACAAATTCTTTTGCCTTTTCCTTACGAGTATTTAAATCAGACCAATAATCATAAAAATTTTTAACACTTAATTCTTTAGAATAAATTTTATTTTTAATTAATAAATTTTTAAAACTAGAAATATGCCAATTATCATTTTTTATCTCATACGCCTTACCCTCATCAAGTTTAAATGAAACATAACCTTCTTGATTCTCCAATTTTCCTTCTTTAGCCAATATAATTTGTTCTTTATCATCAGGCTTTTTTTTAGGATGATACATAATAATATTTTTATAAATATTATCAGCATTTTTTTCATCAACAAATATAAGCCAATCGCCATATTTTTGACCAAATTCCCCAGTTTTGATATTAATTTTTGTACTAATTTTTTTATAATCTATGAAATTATCAAAAAGTTCAAACGATATAGGTATAAAAATTAAAACTACCACCAACATAAAAGCACTTATAATCCCAGCTATTTTCATAAAAAAAATCGCAATAATTTTTGGCGAAATTCCTAGGGTGAATAAAACTATACTTTCATTCTCTCTAGATAGTCTATAAAAACTTAAAGTTAAAGCTATGAAAAAAGAAATAGGTAAAGTAAATGCCAAAGTTTTTGGTAGCAAATATATATATAACTGGAATAATTCTACAATAGTAATTTCAACATAAGAAGTAATATTTGCAAGTTGAATAAAAAAAATAATCGACACAATAACAAATAAAGTAAAAAACAAAGACAACATCGTGTTTAAAAATTGATTTAATAAATACTTATAAACTAATTTCATATCCAACTTTCTATGCTAAAATGTAGCAAAATCGCTATAAACAAAAAAGGAATCATAGGCATTTGATAATCTTTTTTAGCTATTTTGATAAATAAAATTAAACTGAGTAAAGAAGCAATAAATAAGATTAAAAAAGCTGCTTTATAATCAAAAATGCCAAAAATAGAAGCTATGATTATAACATCACCCTCTCCTAAACTCTCCAAAATTTCATCTTTTTTTTGAAAATTTTTTATAAAATTAATAAAACTTTTTAATAAAAACATTAATCCGGCGCCAAAACAAGCTTTAAATATAAAATTTTCCTCAAAATTTAAGATATTTATAACATTTTTAGAAGAAATAAAATCAAAAATAAAAGCTAAAGCAAACAACACCCAAAGCCAAATTTCACTAACTGCTTTAAAATAATAATCCATCCAAGAAAGTATTAAAAATATACTCAAAATTAATGAAAAAATTAAAACTTTAAAAATATCATCTCCATAAAGCAAAAAAGATAGTGCAAACAAGCAAGCGCAAAAAAATTCATTTAATGGATAAATAACAGAAATTCTCTCTCTACAAAAAGAACACTTTCCTTTTAGCAAAATGAAAGAAATTAAAGGTATTAAATGAAAAATTTTTAAAGTTTTATTACATTTTAAACAATGAGACCTAGGATTTATAATGCTTTGATTATATATTTTTCTAAAAATAACCACATTAACAAAAGAGCCTATACTAAGTCCTAGTAAAATAAAAAAAATCATTTACCAAAAGTTCTTTTGCGTTTTTTAAAATCATTGATAATAGAATTAAATTCTTTCTTAGTTAAAGCAGGAAAAAGTGTTGGACTAAAATGAATTTCAGCATAACTTGATTGCCATAATAAAAAATTTGAAATTCTCTTAGCACTACCCACTCTTAAAAACAAATCTACATCTTCACTTAAATCTAAATTTGCTTGAATATTTTCTTCAGTGATTTCAAGTTTTTTTTCAATAATCTTTTTTACAGCTCTCACTATTTCATCTTTAGATCCATAAGAAATAGCCAAATTAACACATAATTTAGAGTAATCCTTAGTTTGATCTTCAAATTTCTTTATTTTCTGTAAAATAAAATCATCCAAAAGGTCAAAATTCCCTATAGCCCTAAAGCGCACCTCATTCATAATAAATTGAGGCAAAGATTCATCAAGATATTTCTCTAACAATTTAAAAAGAAAATCCACTTCTTCTTTAGGTCTTTGCCAATTCTCAGTACTAAAAGCATAAAGAGTTAAATTTTCAATTTGTTCTTCTATACAAACTTCTATAATTTCTTCTACTATTTTAGCGCCTTGTTTATAGCCAATTTTTTCCAATAAACCATTTTTTCTAGCCCATCTTCGATTCCCATCCATAACTACAGCTAGATGCTTTAATTTATTCATTTATTAACCCTTTATATCCATCAATCTCTTAAATACGAACATAGGGGATAAAGTAGACACTATTTCAAAGTTAAAATATTCGTGTAAAAATTGCGCTACTTTCGCAAAAGGAGTTTGAATACGCACTATTTTACCTTCGCTAATATAAATTTTTAAGGCACCAAAAATCTCTAAATATAAATAAACTTCCACGTCTTTTCCATTTTTTTTGGCTTCAAATAAAGCTCTTTGTGAATTATAAACAAAAGGAATATGGTAAATTTTTTCAAAAAAAGCAAAAAACATTTCTTTGTAAATCTCGTATTCGTAAGCATTTTTACTCTCAATAATTTTTTGAACTATATGATTTTTATACCACAAATCTTCATCTGCATCTTTTAAAAGCCTTTCTATAATAGAAATTCCACCATCAAAAAGTTTTATATTAGGTTTTTTTAAAAGATTTTTAAAGGAAATTACTCCCTTGTCTTCATAAACTTCAGCTAAATATTCTTGTCCAACTTCAAGATCTATCATGCTCTTTGTTTCAAGCTTTTTAGTATTCAAAAGTAAAACATAGCGATTATATGATCTTTTTTCCAGAATTTGCATTTTTACAGGCAAGGTTGAATTTATAATATTCATTGGAGCTTACTCATTTCTTGCATTAAAACAAAAGCAAGTTTTTCTTTACTCATTTTTTGACTTTGAAATATTTGTCCTTTAGTTATAAAGCTAATACGATTTTCATCACTTCCAAATTCCATATCTTCATCTAAAATATTCAAACAAATCATATCTAAATTTTTATCTAGCAAAGATTTCTTAGCATTTTCCACGGCACAAATTTTATCATATTCCATTTTAAAGCCTATTTTTTTGCCTTTAAAATTACAATTTTTAAGCAAATCCTCATTTAATTTTAGATGTAGATCTAAACCTTCTAGATATTCTTCTTTTTTAATTTTTCCTTTTATGATTTTTGGTATAAAATCGCTTACCGCTGCTACCATCACTAAAAAATCATTTTCTAAATTATCATTTAAAAGTTCTTTTAAATCTTTTGAACTTTCAAATTCATAAAGCTCATAAAGTGTATCAAAATTGATAGAACTAAATAATTTTACATTAGCACCCAAAAAATAGCACGCATCAGCTATAGCTTTTGCCATTTTTCCACTTGAAAAATTACTTATACAACGCACATCGTCTATTTTTTCTCGCGTTCCTCCACCTGTAACAATTATATTTTGAGTACACCAAAATTTCTCTTTTAAAAGCTCTCTTTTGGTAATATTAAAAATATCTTTTATTTCAGCCAAAGCCCCTATACCTTCATCTTTACAAGCTAATGTCTTTACAATAGGATCAATAATAATATATCCATTTTCCTTAAGTAATTTCAAGGACTTTTGAACGCTAAAATGTAAATACATATTCGTATTAGCTGCAGGAGCTATTATAAAAGATTTTGATTTATCTACTGCAATCAAGGTTTGAATAAACAAATTATCCGCTATACCTTGAGAAAATTTATTAATAGAATTTATACTAGCAGGCGCAAAAACTACGACATCACAATCTTTACTAAAAGCAATGTGATTATTAAAATTATTCCAACTTTCGTTTTCCTCGCACAAAACCTCATCAGCTAAAGCCTCAAAACTCATCTTGCTAGCAAAATTTAATGCACCCTTAGAAAGTAAAACTTTTACTCTAAATTCTTCTTTTTTAAATAAAGAAATAAGTTCGTAAGCTTTATAAAATGCTATACTTCCACTAATTGCTAGCAAAACTGTTTTCATTTTTTTCCTAATTTTTGATAAAAAAATTCTTTTTTAACTTCAGCTTTCGCTCTATTAATATATAAAGAACCTTTATTGACATCTTTATAAACTGTACTTCCCGCAGCTATAATAACTTCATCTTCTATATTAATTGGAGCTATAAACTGCGTATCTGATCCAACAAATACATTTTTTCCTATTTTAGTCTTATGTTTTTTAATTCCATCATAATTACAAGTGATAGTACCACAACCGATATTAGTTCCCTCATCTATCTCACAATCCCCCAAATAACTCAAATGTCCTGCTTTTACTCCATTTAATAATGCATTTTTACACTCTACAAAATTTCCTATGTGAGTATTTTTAAGCTGACATTTTGGACGTAAATGTGCTAAAGGTCCTACATCGCTATTTTCTACTATACTATCTTCAATCACACTTGAACTTTTGATAATTGAATTAATGATTTTTGATTTTCCCTCTATACGCACATTTTCATACACTTCACACTCGCCTATAAACTCAACCTCATCTGAAATAAAAGTCGTTGCAGGCATATGAAAAATCACTCCTTGCTTCATCCATTCTTTTTTAATTGCTTCTTGCATAAGATCTTGAGCTAAGCAAAGTTCTACTTTATCATTAACACCCATAAAATCTTGTTCATTTACAAACACCGCATCGATTTCATAGCCTTTTTCCTTTGCTAAATATACTGCGTCGGTTAAATAATACTCTTTAGCTTTATTATCATTTTTTATCAAAGGTAATACTTCTTTTAAAATTTGTACTTTTATAGCATAAACACCGCTATTGCAAATGTTTATAGCAAGTTCTTCTTTGTTTGCATCTTTTGTTTCTACTATTTTTTGAATTTTATTTTCTTTTAATACTATTCTTCCATAACTTTTTGGATCTTTAGCGCTAAAAACAGCTACATTAAAATCACTTTCATTTAAAGCTATTTTTTCTAAAT comes from the Campylobacter insulaenigrae NCTC 12927 genome and includes:
- a CDS encoding LptF/LptG family permease, with protein sequence MKLVYKYLLNQFLNTMLSLFFTLFVIVSIIFFIQLANITSYVEITIVELFQLYIYLLPKTLAFTLPISFFIALTLSFYRLSRENESIVLFTLGISPKIIAIFFMKIAGIISAFMLVVVLIFIPISFELFDNFIDYKKISTKINIKTGEFGQKYGDWLIFVDEKNADNIYKNIIMYHPKKKPDDKEQIILAKEGKLENQEGYVSFKLDEGKAYEIKNDNWHISSFKNLLIKNKIYSKELSVKNFYDYWSDLNTRKEKAKEFVIYTLIALFPLASTLFALSFGIVTYRYEKGFAYLGIFSVIFVYFSLLISFYRPPLIVVGIIFVSFLIVSIIYFRKKILSRY
- a CDS encoding prepilin peptidase, giving the protein MIFFILLGLSIGSFVNVVIFRKIYNQSIINPRSHCLKCNKTLKIFHLIPLISFILLKGKCSFCRERISVIYPLNEFFCACLFALSFLLYGDDIFKVLIFSLILSIFLILSWMDYYFKAVSEIWLWVLFALAFIFDFISSKNVINILNFEENFIFKACFGAGLMFLLKSFINFIKNFQKKDEILESLGEGDVIIIASIFGIFDYKAAFLILFIASLLSLILFIKIAKKDYQMPMIPFLFIAILLHFSIESWI
- the uppS gene encoding polyprenyl diphosphate synthase, with the translated sequence MNKLKHLAVVMDGNRRWARKNGLLEKIGYKQGAKIVEEIIEVCIEEQIENLTLYAFSTENWQRPKEEVDFLFKLLEKYLDESLPQFIMNEVRFRAIGNFDLLDDFILQKIKKFEDQTKDYSKLCVNLAISYGSKDEIVRAVKKIIEKKLEITEENIQANLDLSEDVDLFLRVGSAKRISNFLLWQSSYAEIHFSPTLFPALTKKEFNSIINDFKKRKRTFGK
- the coaBC gene encoding bifunctional phosphopantothenoylcysteine decarboxylase/phosphopantothenate--cysteine ligase CoaBC gives rise to the protein MKTVLLAISGSIAFYKAYELISLFKKEEFRVKVLLSKGALNFASKMSFEALADEVLCEENESWNNFNNHIAFSKDCDVVVFAPASINSINKFSQGIADNLFIQTLIAVDKSKSFIIAPAANTNMYLHFSVQKSLKLLKENGYIIIDPIVKTLACKDEGIGALAEIKDIFNITKRELLKEKFWCTQNIIVTGGGTREKIDDVRCISNFSSGKMAKAIADACYFLGANVKLFSSINFDTLYELYEFESSKDLKELLNDNLENDFLVMVAAVSDFIPKIIKGKIKKEEYLEGLDLHLKLNEDLLKNCNFKGKKIGFKMEYDKICAVENAKKSLLDKNLDMICLNILDEDMEFGSDENRISFITKGQIFQSQKMSKEKLAFVLMQEMSKLQ
- the glmU gene encoding bifunctional UDP-N-acetylglucosamine diphosphorylase/glucosamine-1-phosphate N-acetyltransferase GlmU; translated protein: MKISVLILAAGLGTRMKSQNPKVLQKICSKAMILHILKQAYKISDDVCVVLSHQKEKVEQVVLEHFPNTRFLEQDLQNFPGTAGALRGYEGKHEKVLILCGDMPLIKAEDLEKIALNESDFNVAVFSAKDPKSYGRIVLKENKIQKIVETKDANKEELAINICNSGVYAIKVQILKEVLPLIKNDNKAKEYYLTDAVYLAKEKGYEIDAVFVNEQDFMGVNDKVELCLAQDLMQEAIKKEWMKQGVIFHMPATTFISDEVEFIGECEVYENVRIEGKSKIINSIIKSSSVIEDSIVENSDVGPLAHLRPKCQLKNTHIGNFVECKNALLNGVKAGHLSYLGDCEIDEGTNIGCGTITCNYDGIKKHKTKIGKNVFVGSDTQFIAPINIEDEVIIAAGSTVYKDVNKGSLYINRAKAEVKKEFFYQKLGKK